A stretch of Myxococcus hansupus DNA encodes these proteins:
- a CDS encoding TVP38/TMEM64 family protein: MAQSVKTWLRVLAPMLASVGGLVALRLLGPDVVDQQRLAGWLEPLGNWAPIAYIGFLAIRPLTLLPGQLLTAVGGMMFGTLAATLYSLTGSLLSGLLLFAGARKLGTGLMKRLAGSKYPALVRAARRNDFLFAFSACINPLCPTDVMIAAAAASGARLGPTVAGVMLGTIPGTFLTAQLGSGLAQGRTVMTGVSAVGLVLSLVLGVFVGRRFYKEINDTPPAPPDHVTPPAAPAPTPTSPPPHGLGTHETAKPAAL, translated from the coding sequence GTGGCGCAGTCGGTGAAGACCTGGCTTCGGGTATTGGCCCCGATGCTCGCGTCCGTAGGAGGTCTCGTCGCGCTCCGGCTCCTGGGGCCGGACGTCGTGGACCAGCAGCGGCTCGCGGGCTGGCTGGAGCCCCTGGGGAACTGGGCGCCCATTGCATACATCGGCTTCCTCGCCATCCGCCCCCTGACGTTGCTTCCGGGTCAACTGCTGACCGCCGTGGGCGGCATGATGTTCGGTACGCTCGCAGCGACCCTCTATTCACTAACGGGCAGCTTGCTGTCGGGCCTCCTGCTTTTCGCGGGGGCGCGCAAGCTGGGCACGGGACTGATGAAGCGCCTGGCTGGCAGCAAGTACCCCGCACTCGTGCGGGCGGCTCGGCGCAACGATTTCCTCTTCGCGTTTTCAGCCTGCATCAATCCGCTCTGCCCCACGGATGTGATGATCGCCGCGGCGGCGGCCAGCGGCGCGAGGCTGGGGCCCACGGTGGCCGGCGTGATGTTGGGCACCATCCCGGGCACCTTCCTCACCGCGCAGCTCGGCAGCGGCCTGGCGCAGGGGCGCACGGTGATGACGGGCGTGTCCGCCGTGGGACTGGTGCTGTCACTGGTGCTGGGCGTGTTCGTCGGGCGGCGCTTCTACAAGGAGATCAACGACACGCCGCCAGCGCCTCCGGATCACGTGACGCCGCCCGCGGCTCCCGCGCCAACGCCGACCTCTCCGCCGCCGCACGGGCTGGGCACGCATGAAACGGCCAAGCCCGCGGCGCTCTAG
- a CDS encoding imm11 family protein: MQTEYFVLTRTHSQEHPLLAWDQSGMAFRKRKPVDVHAPVKLKLAEPVPPHPVMADHHALPAPVVSTRLMEVFANANLHGVQLVPADVHAGNYVLRYWLLHVWRAIDCLDRERSVFQETATGRVLIAVDRLELDTGVLDAVPLEERLAFRLEGAAIFLFHLSVVNRALSLTPPPVGLRFIPVAEWGDASAFR; encoded by the coding sequence ATGCAGACCGAGTACTTCGTTCTCACGCGCACCCATTCGCAGGAGCACCCGCTTCTCGCATGGGACCAGTCCGGTATGGCCTTCCGCAAAAGGAAGCCGGTGGACGTACACGCGCCCGTGAAGTTGAAGCTGGCTGAACCGGTGCCACCCCATCCCGTGATGGCGGACCACCACGCTTTGCCGGCGCCCGTGGTGTCCACCCGCCTCATGGAGGTGTTCGCCAACGCCAACCTGCATGGGGTCCAACTCGTTCCAGCGGACGTCCACGCGGGCAACTACGTCCTGCGGTACTGGCTGCTCCACGTCTGGCGGGCGATTGACTGCCTCGACAGGGAGCGCTCGGTGTTTCAGGAGACAGCGACCGGACGGGTACTGATCGCGGTGGACCGCCTCGAGCTGGATACGGGGGTACTCGACGCCGTTCCGCTCGAGGAGCGTTTGGCGTTTCGCCTGGAGGGGGCCGCCATTTTCCTCTTCCACCTCAGCGTGGTGAACCGAGCCCTTTCGCTGACGCCGCCTCCCGTAGGCCTGCGCTTCATCCCCGTGGCGGAGTGGGGCGACGCGTCGGCGTTCCGCTGA
- a CDS encoding DUF1801 domain-containing protein, with protein sequence MPTTWTDADPLTFLAKVTPAGRRRDAQTLLDLMREVTGLEPRMFGPSILGFGEYAYQYASGHSGIAPAASFSPRKAATVVYLADGLEAHAAALARLGPHSGGTGCLYIKDLSKVDLAVLTGILRASLKTVTAETFGKHGQGG encoded by the coding sequence ATGCCAACCACGTGGACCGATGCCGATCCGTTGACGTTCCTCGCCAAGGTGACGCCCGCAGGGCGCCGTCGCGACGCCCAGACGCTTCTTGACTTGATGCGCGAGGTGACCGGGCTCGAGCCGAGGATGTTCGGTCCCTCCATCCTCGGGTTCGGGGAGTACGCGTACCAGTACGCGAGTGGCCACAGCGGCATCGCCCCCGCCGCGAGCTTCTCCCCGCGCAAAGCGGCGACCGTCGTCTACCTCGCGGACGGCCTTGAAGCTCACGCCGCTGCGCTCGCGAGGCTCGGTCCGCACTCGGGCGGCACCGGGTGCCTGTACATCAAGGACCTCTCGAAGGTCGACCTCGCGGTGCTCACCGGCATCCTCCGCGCCTCGCTCAAGACGGTCACCGCGGAGACCTTCGGCAAACACGGCCAGGGAGGCTGA
- a CDS encoding SgcJ/EcaC family oxidoreductase, with product MTRKSGCLVALLIALLPTAALAQPASGDDATHDALRVLKQQMEDALNAQDLDGLLQHLHPDVSFTTMNNDVRVGKDAIRAYYDEMMNGPNKVVDRIQAKFEVDDLTRLYGDTGIARGSSRDHYVLTDGTDVVIHGRWTCTLVREGDRWMIAAFHYSTNVFDNPLLTRLKHLALAAVTVTGLGALVVGAVLGRRSRRRQAASGAQAS from the coding sequence ATGACTCGCAAGTCTGGCTGTCTGGTGGCGCTGCTGATCGCCCTCCTCCCGACCGCGGCCCTGGCCCAGCCCGCCTCCGGCGACGACGCCACCCATGACGCCTTGCGCGTCCTCAAGCAGCAGATGGAGGACGCTCTCAACGCCCAGGACCTGGACGGGCTGCTTCAGCACCTGCACCCGGACGTGTCCTTCACCACCATGAACAATGACGTGCGCGTGGGGAAGGACGCCATCCGCGCGTACTACGACGAGATGATGAACGGTCCCAACAAGGTCGTGGACCGCATCCAGGCGAAGTTCGAGGTGGATGACCTGACGCGGCTCTACGGCGACACCGGCATCGCGCGGGGCTCCTCCCGGGACCATTACGTGCTGACCGACGGCACGGACGTCGTCATCCATGGCCGGTGGACCTGCACGCTGGTGCGGGAGGGAGACCGATGGATGATCGCCGCGTTCCACTACTCCACCAACGTCTTCGACAACCCGCTGCTCACGCGCCTGAAGCACCTGGCCCTGGCGGCGGTGACCGTCACGGGGCTGGGCGCGCTGGTGGTGGGCGCCGTCCTGGGACGCAGGTCACGGCGAAGGCAGGCCGCGTCAGGCGCTCAGGCGTCTTGA
- a CDS encoding phosphatase PAP2 family protein — MNPRPALFGWPRREELARTSAMAVGFACLFVGVYGGASWVTGFYPGGIRVDLPYELHIPFIPAWALVYVSMDVLLLLSLLVFRTWRDMVPFALALSVETVVGALCFLVLPVEVSWPPRFVEGPWAGVFQLADTMNLERNYLPSLHVAFACTAALAYAERAGWLARTFFALWAAAIAASTLLIHEHHVVDVVAGAALAWGTWRLVAPWARRESVLHTLQVEALCARELVRFTRRHIRYGLIASGLYVYSVSRWWRQAHTARVGFCFLQLVDDVLDGDRTVEGEPLDWVDRLLVELESGSNQDTGTAATLGLTLLSRLEGDAARAEVFTLMRTMRKDRERVKDGQWWSEDALRAQQRETFRLSVNLMLSVAGAELRAHDAPALLDAFGWCSAMRDLREDLAQGLYNVPEEVAAAVRTEGGEPATLEGLVGTATGRAWMTAEHARARVLLEASGRQLAALEGRSGLPLLRLFHRSIESFWARRLPRRHPFLREAAAVRLQDA; from the coding sequence ATGAACCCGCGCCCCGCGCTCTTCGGCTGGCCGCGTCGGGAGGAGCTGGCGCGCACCAGCGCCATGGCGGTCGGCTTCGCGTGTCTCTTCGTCGGAGTCTACGGCGGCGCGAGCTGGGTGACGGGCTTCTATCCGGGAGGCATCCGGGTGGACCTTCCGTACGAGCTTCACATCCCGTTCATCCCGGCCTGGGCACTCGTGTACGTCAGCATGGACGTGCTGCTCTTGCTCTCGCTGCTCGTCTTCCGGACGTGGCGGGACATGGTGCCGTTCGCGCTGGCGCTCAGCGTGGAGACGGTGGTGGGCGCGCTGTGCTTCCTCGTGCTGCCCGTCGAGGTGTCTTGGCCGCCTCGCTTCGTCGAGGGCCCCTGGGCGGGGGTGTTCCAACTGGCCGACACGATGAACCTGGAGCGAAACTACCTGCCATCCCTCCACGTGGCCTTCGCCTGCACGGCGGCGCTGGCGTACGCGGAGCGAGCGGGGTGGCTCGCGCGGACCTTCTTCGCACTCTGGGCCGCAGCCATCGCGGCGTCGACCCTGCTCATCCATGAGCACCATGTGGTGGACGTCGTGGCGGGAGCCGCGCTGGCGTGGGGCACCTGGCGGCTCGTGGCGCCGTGGGCGCGCCGTGAGTCCGTGTTGCACACCCTGCAGGTCGAAGCCCTGTGTGCACGGGAGCTGGTCCGCTTCACCCGCCGCCACATCCGCTACGGGCTGATTGCCTCGGGGCTCTATGTGTATTCGGTGAGCCGGTGGTGGCGTCAGGCCCATACGGCGCGGGTGGGCTTCTGCTTCCTCCAACTCGTCGATGACGTCCTGGATGGAGACCGCACGGTGGAAGGCGAGCCGCTCGATTGGGTGGACCGGCTCCTCGTCGAATTGGAGTCCGGGAGCAATCAGGACACCGGGACGGCGGCCACGCTGGGGCTCACGCTGCTGTCGCGCCTGGAGGGCGACGCGGCGCGGGCCGAGGTGTTCACGCTCATGCGGACGATGCGCAAGGACCGCGAGCGGGTAAAGGACGGACAGTGGTGGAGCGAGGACGCGCTGCGTGCCCAGCAGCGAGAAACCTTCCGCCTGTCCGTGAACCTGATGCTGAGCGTCGCCGGTGCGGAGCTGCGCGCGCACGACGCCCCCGCGTTGCTGGATGCGTTTGGCTGGTGTTCGGCGATGCGAGATCTCCGGGAAGACCTCGCACAGGGGCTCTACAACGTGCCAGAGGAGGTGGCTGCTGCTGTCCGCACGGAGGGCGGGGAACCGGCGACGCTGGAGGGGCTCGTGGGCACGGCCACGGGCCGAGCGTGGATGACCGCGGAACACGCGCGGGCCCGAGTCCTGCTGGAGGCTTCAGGAAGGCAATTGGCCGCGCTCGAGGGACGCTCGGGGTTGCCGCTGCTCCGGCTGTTCCACCGGTCCATCGAGTCGTTCTGGGCCCGGCGTCTGCCCCGGCGGCATCCCTTCCTTCGCGAGGCCGCCGCGGTCCGGCTTCAAGACGCCTGA
- the fdh gene encoding formate dehydrogenase — MGLFDLLARWPLLRQVKTGDATALGETAMSERSRSLEPRTARADRVVKSVCPYCAVGCGQDVHVQDGRILDIEGDADSPVSRGRLCPKGSATFQLVTGTHRVKDVLYRRPGGREWERIPLEQAMDMVADRVKRTRDATWEATDAHGHDVRRTLGIAHLGGATLDNEENYLIKKLFTALGIVQIENQARIUHSSTVPGLGITLGRGGATTFQQDLANADCIVIQGSNMAECHPVGFQWVMEAKERGATIIHVDPRFTRTSAMADLHVPLRVGSDIAFLGGLIRYVLENERYFREYVVHYTNAANILREDYQDTEDLDGLFSGYEREQNQYDSATWQYEGVEGAIPAAGHKEVFAEPGAGARGETGHLPPFEAPKDLTLQHPRCVFQVLRRHFQRYTPAIVSKVCGVSEAQFLKVAEALCANSGRERTSAFCYAVGWTQHSVGVQYIRTATILQLLLGNIGRPGGGILALRGHASIQGSTDIPTLYNLLPGYIPMPYCEHSSVLDEYIEDHQSKTGWWHHFPKYIVSLLKAWFGDAATAENHYLFSHLPRLTGNHSHMQTVADMADGRLQGYFVMGENPAVGSMNGALQRQGLRQLDWLVVRDLTLIETAEFWRTAPEIQRGDVKTEDIRTEVFFFPAAAHTEKDGSFTNTQRMLQWHHKAVEPPGDARSELHFMYHLGLRLKARYATSREAKDRPLQDLTWDYPTVGRDADPDAEAVLHEINGYRVADNAPVSAFTELKDDGSTACGCWIYAGCRANGVNQTARRKPGREQTWVAPEWGWAWPANRRILYNRASADPSGRPWSERKKYVWWDAAKARWTGEDVPDFIVDRPPDYRPTPDARGMEAHSGTDPFLMLADGRAWLFAPSGLVDGPLPTHYEPVESPVQNALYGQQCNPARKEWRRRGNPYHRAWSDPRYPFVLTTYRLTEHHTAGGMSRWLSWLSELQPEQFCEVSPELAHERGLTHGGWATLRTARGDLECRVLVTPRIPTLKLNGTWVHQVGIPYHWGVTGRIRGDGANELTALLADPNVDIQESKALTCDIVAGRQATGARAATGATQPALPPGLPRLHRDSPFLGDVSHATTQEPDTEES, encoded by the coding sequence ATGGGACTCTTCGATCTGCTGGCCCGCTGGCCCCTGCTGCGGCAGGTGAAGACGGGAGACGCCACCGCGCTGGGCGAGACGGCGATGTCGGAGCGCAGCCGCTCGCTGGAACCCCGCACCGCCCGCGCGGACCGCGTCGTGAAGTCCGTCTGCCCCTACTGCGCGGTGGGCTGCGGGCAGGACGTCCATGTCCAGGACGGCCGCATCCTCGACATCGAAGGCGACGCGGACTCGCCCGTGTCACGGGGACGGCTGTGCCCCAAGGGCTCCGCCACCTTCCAGCTCGTCACCGGGACGCACCGGGTGAAGGACGTGCTCTACCGTCGGCCCGGCGGACGGGAGTGGGAACGCATCCCGTTGGAGCAGGCCATGGACATGGTGGCCGACCGCGTGAAGCGCACCCGCGACGCCACGTGGGAGGCCACGGACGCCCACGGCCACGACGTCCGGCGCACGCTGGGCATCGCCCACCTGGGCGGCGCCACGCTGGACAACGAGGAGAACTACCTCATCAAGAAGCTCTTCACCGCGCTGGGCATCGTCCAGATCGAGAACCAGGCCCGAATATGACATTCCTCCACGGTGCCCGGTCTGGGCATCACGCTTGGACGTGGCGGAGCCACGACCTTCCAGCAGGACCTGGCGAACGCTGACTGCATCGTCATCCAAGGGTCCAACATGGCCGAGTGCCATCCCGTGGGCTTCCAGTGGGTCATGGAAGCGAAGGAACGGGGTGCCACCATCATCCATGTGGACCCTCGGTTCACGCGCACCAGCGCGATGGCGGATCTCCACGTGCCGCTGCGCGTGGGTTCGGACATCGCGTTCCTCGGCGGCCTCATCCGCTACGTGCTGGAGAACGAGCGGTACTTCCGCGAGTACGTCGTCCACTACACCAACGCCGCGAACATCCTGCGCGAGGACTACCAGGACACGGAGGACCTGGACGGCCTCTTCAGCGGCTACGAGCGCGAGCAGAACCAATACGACTCCGCCACCTGGCAGTACGAAGGCGTCGAGGGCGCGATTCCCGCGGCGGGACACAAAGAGGTCTTCGCGGAGCCCGGCGCCGGTGCGCGCGGGGAAACCGGCCACCTGCCCCCCTTCGAGGCCCCCAAGGACCTCACGCTCCAGCATCCCCGATGTGTCTTCCAGGTGCTGCGGCGCCACTTCCAGCGCTACACGCCAGCCATCGTCTCCAAGGTGTGTGGCGTGTCCGAGGCGCAGTTCCTGAAAGTGGCGGAGGCGCTCTGCGCCAACTCGGGCCGGGAGCGCACCAGCGCCTTCTGCTACGCGGTGGGCTGGACGCAGCACTCGGTGGGCGTGCAGTACATCCGCACCGCGACCATCCTCCAACTGCTGCTGGGCAACATCGGGCGTCCCGGGGGCGGCATCCTCGCGCTGCGAGGCCATGCTTCCATCCAGGGCTCCACGGACATCCCCACCCTCTACAACCTGCTGCCCGGCTACATCCCCATGCCGTACTGCGAGCACTCGAGCGTGCTCGACGAGTACATCGAGGACCACCAATCCAAGACCGGTTGGTGGCACCACTTCCCGAAGTACATCGTCTCCCTGCTCAAGGCGTGGTTCGGCGACGCGGCCACGGCGGAGAACCACTACCTCTTCAGCCACCTGCCCCGGCTCACCGGAAACCATTCGCACATGCAGACCGTGGCGGACATGGCGGACGGCCGGCTCCAGGGCTACTTCGTCATGGGCGAGAACCCCGCCGTGGGCTCCATGAACGGCGCGCTTCAACGCCAGGGACTGCGGCAGCTCGACTGGTTGGTGGTCCGCGACCTCACGCTCATCGAGACCGCCGAGTTCTGGCGCACCGCCCCGGAAATCCAACGCGGCGACGTGAAGACGGAGGACATCCGCACGGAGGTCTTCTTCTTCCCCGCCGCCGCGCACACGGAGAAGGACGGCTCGTTCACCAACACCCAGCGGATGCTCCAGTGGCACCACAAGGCGGTGGAGCCGCCGGGTGACGCGCGCAGCGAGCTCCATTTCATGTACCACCTCGGCCTGCGGCTGAAGGCCCGCTACGCCACTTCGCGCGAGGCCAAGGACCGGCCCCTCCAGGACCTCACGTGGGACTACCCCACCGTGGGCCGCGACGCGGATCCCGACGCGGAGGCCGTGCTCCACGAAATCAACGGCTACCGCGTCGCGGACAACGCGCCCGTGAGTGCCTTCACGGAACTGAAGGACGACGGATCCACCGCGTGTGGCTGTTGGATCTACGCGGGATGCCGGGCCAACGGCGTCAATCAAACCGCGCGCCGCAAGCCGGGGCGCGAGCAGACCTGGGTTGCCCCCGAGTGGGGCTGGGCGTGGCCGGCCAACCGCCGCATCCTCTACAACCGCGCCTCGGCTGACCCGTCGGGCCGCCCGTGGAGTGAGCGCAAGAAGTACGTCTGGTGGGACGCGGCGAAGGCGCGGTGGACCGGCGAGGACGTGCCGGACTTCATCGTGGACCGGCCGCCGGACTACCGGCCCACGCCGGATGCCCGGGGCATGGAGGCGCATTCAGGGACGGACCCGTTCCTGATGCTGGCGGACGGCCGGGCCTGGCTCTTCGCACCCAGCGGACTGGTGGATGGCCCCCTGCCCACGCATTACGAGCCCGTGGAGTCCCCGGTGCAAAACGCGCTCTACGGGCAGCAGTGCAACCCGGCCCGGAAGGAGTGGCGCCGGCGCGGCAACCCGTACCACCGCGCCTGGAGCGACCCGCGTTATCCGTTCGTGCTCACCACCTACCGTCTCACCGAGCACCACACGGCGGGCGGCATGAGCCGTTGGCTGTCGTGGCTCAGTGAGCTGCAACCCGAGCAGTTCTGCGAGGTCTCTCCTGAACTCGCCCACGAGCGAGGCCTGACGCATGGCGGCTGGGCCACGCTCCGCACGGCGCGCGGAGACCTGGAGTGCCGGGTGCTCGTCACCCCGAGAATCCCCACGCTGAAGCTCAACGGGACGTGGGTTCACCAGGTGGGCATCCCCTACCACTGGGGCGTGACGGGCCGCATCCGGGGAGACGGCGCCAACGAGCTCACCGCCCTGTTGGCGGACCCCAACGTGGACATCCAGGAGTCCAAGGCCCTCACCTGCGACATCGTCGCGGGACGGCAGGCCACGGGTGCTCGCGCGGCGACGGGTGCCACGCAGCCCGCGCTCCCGCCGGGCCTGCCTCGACTCCACCGAGACAGCCCTTTCCTGGGCGACGTCTCGCACGCGACGACGCAGGAGCCGGACACAGAGGAGTCATAG
- a CDS encoding fatty acid desaturase yields MTSAREGAETPIPATLNVALLACAMSAGAGALWLASRAETWPVRLLAAGVFSFVNNTVFSLLHEATHGVLHPQRKVNDWLGRVAATFFPTSFTMQRAFHLNHHRNNRTALEQFDYFRPGDNRFLKRAQWYSILTGIYWFFVPVGAVLFALFPGLLHRLRGTGTRYGEQTGADAYLGRLEAAPGGAIRGEVLLAALVQAGLVVGLDLSVTGWGVCYAAFAVNWSALQYADHAWSPLHVRDGAWDLRVAAPVRWLFLNYHYHRAHHRHPHVPWLYLGRYVQPDVERPSFLRVWLSMWRGPRPLPVSVEER; encoded by the coding sequence ATGACGAGCGCGCGTGAGGGCGCGGAGACGCCCATCCCCGCCACGCTCAATGTCGCGCTCCTCGCCTGCGCGATGTCCGCCGGTGCCGGCGCCCTGTGGCTGGCGTCGCGCGCGGAGACGTGGCCGGTCCGGCTGCTCGCGGCCGGAGTGTTCTCGTTCGTCAACAACACCGTCTTCTCCCTGCTGCACGAGGCGACGCACGGGGTGCTGCATCCCCAGCGAAAGGTGAACGACTGGCTCGGGCGCGTGGCAGCGACGTTCTTTCCCACGTCCTTCACCATGCAGCGGGCCTTCCACCTCAATCACCACCGCAACAACCGGACGGCGCTGGAGCAGTTCGATTACTTCCGTCCCGGAGACAACCGCTTCCTCAAGCGCGCGCAGTGGTACTCCATCCTCACGGGGATCTATTGGTTCTTCGTGCCCGTGGGCGCGGTGCTGTTCGCGCTGTTCCCCGGCTTGCTGCACCGGCTGCGCGGGACGGGCACGCGCTACGGCGAGCAGACGGGCGCGGACGCCTATCTGGGACGGCTGGAAGCGGCTCCGGGGGGCGCCATTCGCGGAGAGGTGCTGCTCGCCGCGCTGGTGCAGGCCGGGCTCGTGGTGGGGCTGGACCTGTCCGTGACGGGGTGGGGCGTGTGCTACGCGGCCTTCGCGGTCAACTGGAGCGCGCTCCAGTACGCGGACCATGCGTGGTCCCCGCTGCACGTACGGGATGGCGCGTGGGATTTGCGCGTGGCCGCGCCGGTCCGCTGGCTGTTCCTCAACTACCACTACCACCGCGCCCACCACCGGCATCCGCACGTGCCCTGGCTCTACCTGGGCCGGTACGTACAGCCGGACGTCGAGCGGCCATCCTTCCTGCGCGTCTGGTTGTCCATGTGGCGCGGACCTCGGCCGCTGCCGGTCTCCGTGGAGGAACGATGA
- a CDS encoding Rieske 2Fe-2S domain-containing protein, producing MVVRIASWAEPVRHPELGRLRAWHLVCPSQALRPGQVMRWSLGARELVLFRGQSGAVHALSAHCAHMGAHLGGGTVVGDQLRCPLHHWRFEGSGACARSGRPGQRAFPVVERHGAILVFNGPVVLFPPPRVGGDDWRWGLAPAFRVRCDWLPVVANAFDLEHLRTVHHRALRDEPIVEREDPFTLRVRYTSRVTGTGMSDRVMKFLSGDHIRVTLTLHGGTLLSVESDLGRTRSALMAGLQQTPEGLFVRLAFATRRCRIPGVEVLKLAVARWLFTSFLRRDLSVLDGMRFNRAGAAEDPLLLHVLDFTSNLPEAVDDERA from the coding sequence ATGGTGGTGAGGATCGCCTCGTGGGCGGAACCGGTGCGGCATCCCGAGTTGGGACGGCTCAGGGCGTGGCACCTCGTATGTCCCTCGCAAGCGCTTCGTCCCGGGCAGGTGATGCGCTGGAGCCTGGGGGCACGCGAGTTGGTGCTCTTCCGGGGACAGAGCGGCGCGGTGCATGCGTTGTCAGCGCATTGCGCGCACATGGGAGCGCATCTGGGGGGCGGCACCGTCGTGGGCGACCAACTGCGCTGCCCCCTGCATCATTGGCGCTTCGAAGGGAGCGGCGCCTGCGCGCGCAGCGGGCGTCCCGGGCAGCGGGCGTTTCCGGTGGTGGAGCGGCACGGCGCCATCCTCGTCTTCAACGGGCCGGTGGTCCTCTTCCCGCCGCCACGCGTGGGCGGAGATGACTGGCGATGGGGGCTCGCGCCCGCGTTCCGTGTGCGCTGCGACTGGCTCCCGGTGGTGGCGAACGCATTCGACCTCGAGCACCTGCGCACAGTGCATCACCGCGCGTTGCGAGACGAGCCCATCGTTGAGCGCGAGGACCCCTTCACGCTGCGCGTCCGCTACACGTCCCGCGTCACGGGGACGGGGATGAGCGACCGGGTGATGAAGTTCCTGTCGGGCGACCACATCCGCGTCACCTTGACGCTGCATGGCGGCACGCTCCTGTCCGTGGAGAGCGACCTGGGCCGCACGCGCAGCGCGTTGATGGCGGGACTCCAGCAGACCCCCGAGGGCCTCTTCGTCCGGCTCGCCTTCGCCACGCGGCGCTGCCGTATTCCCGGCGTGGAGGTGTTGAAGCTCGCGGTGGCGCGGTGGCTCTTCACGTCGTTCCTTCGGAGGGACCTCTCCGTGCTGGACGGCATGCGCTTCAACCGGGCGGGGGCGGCGGAGGACCCGTTGTTGTTGCATGTGCTCGACTTCACCTCCAACCTTCCGGAGGCCGTTGATGACGAGCGCGCGTGA
- a CDS encoding patatin-like phospholipase family protein — MMDRPATLVLSGGGAKGAFQVGAERVLREVHGFQWERVFGVSVGALNAALVAQQAYREMNDIWLNIREADLYRKLPWPLVALRVGLFRKLGLYDNTPMRELIQRHLAGRAFRVPAHVGRVSLVTGNYELVPSDDKGFLDAVWQSATLPILWEPVGATALVDGGLRNATPLGDALEFGPTEIVVIACSPSKIERARPPANLLEVATRSLTDITLNEILLNDVDAFVRINDIVRQAYDAGLTVRRPDGIPYRYCRITVIEPGRPMGDMLDFSPEVIRMRLRHGEEVARAVSLPTGVGPGERVQRRVELFPEPPMHA; from the coding sequence ATGATGGATCGTCCCGCAACGCTCGTGCTCTCCGGCGGAGGGGCCAAGGGTGCCTTCCAGGTGGGTGCCGAGCGCGTCCTCCGGGAGGTGCATGGCTTCCAGTGGGAGCGCGTCTTCGGCGTGTCCGTGGGCGCCCTCAACGCGGCGCTCGTGGCGCAGCAGGCCTACCGGGAGATGAATGACATCTGGTTGAACATCCGCGAGGCGGACCTGTACCGGAAGCTGCCCTGGCCGCTGGTCGCGCTCCGCGTGGGGCTGTTCCGCAAGCTGGGCCTCTACGACAACACGCCCATGCGGGAGCTCATCCAGCGGCACCTCGCGGGCCGCGCCTTCCGGGTCCCCGCGCACGTGGGGCGCGTGTCCCTGGTGACCGGCAACTACGAGCTGGTGCCCAGCGACGACAAGGGCTTCCTGGACGCCGTCTGGCAGAGCGCGACGTTGCCCATCCTCTGGGAGCCCGTGGGGGCGACGGCCCTGGTGGATGGCGGCCTGCGCAACGCCACGCCCCTGGGGGACGCGCTGGAGTTCGGCCCCACGGAGATTGTCGTGATCGCCTGCTCACCGTCGAAAATCGAGCGGGCGCGCCCGCCGGCCAACCTGCTGGAGGTGGCCACGCGGAGCCTCACGGACATCACCCTCAACGAAATCCTGCTCAACGACGTGGATGCCTTCGTGCGCATCAACGACATCGTTCGTCAGGCCTATGACGCGGGGCTCACGGTCCGGCGCCCAGACGGCATTCCCTACCGGTATTGCCGCATCACCGTCATCGAGCCCGGGCGGCCCATGGGCGACATGCTCGACTTCTCGCCGGAGGTCATCCGCATGCGCTTGCGGCATGGGGAAGAGGTGGCCCGCGCCGTCTCGCTGCCCACGGGCGTGGGCCCTGGCGAGCGGGTGCAGCGCCGGGTGGAGCTCTTCCCGGAACCGCCCATGCACGCCTAG
- a CDS encoding AHH domain-containing protein: protein MGNSTELRENILAGRESKEHPWYTGHRSIAAHHLICSEAMADDEDWAQFCRDFGYDINRRENGVMLPMVLAVACELHVPVHVGPHSGGWAFDMDLAYPGAVARLLEGIAQAVADGLFCADVSKLTGELDQLSRTILERLAKGRWTLTSDGQDYLPGGRGCSGVSSIEGKPRVPCPRSRRHGVRHPSTHQPLARRALQVGE, encoded by the coding sequence GTGGGGAACTCCACGGAGTTGCGCGAAAACATCCTGGCGGGGCGCGAGTCCAAAGAACACCCCTGGTACACGGGGCACCGCTCCATCGCCGCCCATCACCTCATCTGCTCGGAAGCCATGGCAGACGACGAGGACTGGGCCCAGTTTTGTCGGGACTTCGGCTACGACATCAACCGGAGGGAGAACGGGGTCATGCTGCCCATGGTGCTGGCCGTGGCGTGCGAGCTTCACGTCCCAGTCCATGTCGGGCCTCACTCGGGTGGCTGGGCCTTCGACATGGACCTGGCGTACCCCGGCGCCGTGGCACGTCTCCTGGAGGGCATTGCGCAAGCCGTCGCTGACGGGTTGTTTTGTGCAGACGTTTCGAAGCTGACGGGTGAGTTGGACCAGTTGAGCCGCACGATCCTCGAACGGCTTGCGAAAGGTCGTTGGACGCTCACCTCGGATGGGCAGGACTACCTGCCTGGCGGAAGGGGCTGCTCCGGCGTCTCCAGCATCGAGGGGAAGCCCCGCGTCCCATGTCCCCGCTCTCGGCGCCACGGTGTCCGCCACCCGAGCACCCACCAGCCGCTGGCACGGCGAGCGCTCCAGGTGGGGGAGTAG